In Burkholderia pseudomultivorans, the DNA window CCTTCGTCATGATGGTCGGCGACATCGACGACAGCGGCCGCTTCTTCGGTTCGATCGCGTTCGCGTCGCTGCCGACCACGCCGAACATGTTGGCGACGCCCGGCTTCGCGGAGAAGTCGTCCATCTCGTCGTTCAGCACGATGCCGGTGCCGTCGGCGACCACGCCCGAACCGAAATAGCCGTTGATCGTGTAGGTGTTCGACACCGCGTTGCCCCACTTGTCGACGACCGAGAAGTGCGTCGTCTCGGCCTTCTCCGGCATCGTCGTGCCGAGGCCCGGCTGCACGCTCTTGGTGTCGGCGATCTGCGTCGGATTGACCTCGGCCGCGCGCTTCGCGATATAGGCGTCGTCGGTCAGCTGCGCGACCGGCACCTTGTAGAAGTCGGGGTCGCCGAGATACTGCGCACGATCGGCGAACACGCGCTTCTCGATTTCGGCGATCAGGTGGATGTACTGCGGCGAATTCAGCGGCACGCCTTCGAAATCCTGCTTGAGGTCGGCCTTCATCTTCAGCAGCTGCACGAGGCCGATGCCGCCCGAACTCGGGGGCGGCGCGGTGATCACGTCATAGCCGTTCCATTTCGCCTGCACCGGCTGGCGCCAGACCGCGCGGTACTGCGCGAGATCCTCGGTGGTGATCAGCCCGTTGCCGTCGCCGGTCTTCATCGACGCGGCGATCAACTCGGCCGTCTTGCCCTTGTAGAAGCCTTCCGCGCCGTTGTTCGCGATGCGCGTCAGCACGTCGGCGAGATCGGGCTGCTTGAAGTTCGCGCCGGCCTTCAGGCCGGAGAAGTACTTGTCGAAGTTGGTCTTGCCGCCGAACTCCTTCGACGCGTCGACGCCGCGCTGCGCAAGCTGCTCGTCGACGATGAAGCCGTCGCGCGCATAGTGGATCGCCGGCGCGAGCACCTGCTTCCACTTCAGCTTGCCGAAGCGCTTCTGCGCTTCCCACATGCCTGCGACCGTGCCCGGCACGCCGGCCGCGCGCGGGCCGTAGAGGCTCATGCCCTTGATGACGTTGCCGTCCTTGTCGAGGTACATGTCCTTGGTCGCGGCGAGCGGCGCGCGCTCGCGGTAGTCGATGAAGTAAGGCTTGCCGTCCTTGTAGATCGTCATGAAGCCGCCGCCGCCGATATTGCCGGCTTCCGGGTACGTGACGGCGAGCGTGAACGCGATCGCGACGGCCGCGTCGATCGCGTTGCCGCCTTCCTTGAAGATCCGCTCCGCGGCATCCGCGCTGTATTTGTCGGCCACCGCGACCGCGGAACTCGTCAGGACCGCCGGCTGCGGCCCTTTCGCGTAGACGGGCGCGTTCGGCAGGAAACCGATGCCGGCCGCCGTCGCGAGCACGACAGCGGATGATTTGAAGCGATTCAGCGTAGTCATTGCATGTCCCCCATATGGATCTCCTTCAGGCAGGAATGGGCCTGATCCGTTTATGGCCGCTGGCGCGCCGACAGCCATACGCCGGTTTCGTAGTATAGGGGCACAAAAAGGGTCGAACACGCGACGCGCTCGAAAAGCCGTCGATTGTGTGCGCCCGGTCACGCACCGGCGCCGGCGCGCGCATGCTGCGGCGCGATGGCGCGGTGCACGAAACCGAAAGTTGCAAACTGCGCGGCGGGTCCGCAGCCCATGCAAAAAATCTGCGGGAAAGCGCTCCGCTGCGCGCACCGATCTGCGAAGATAGCGCCCCGCTTGCGCGCCGCATCGTCGCTTCGTTCACGCACTGCTTCACGTTTTCTCGTTCCGTTTCCTATGGCATCTCACAACGCGCATCATGCGTCCGGCTTCGCGGCCGGCGTCGCCGCCGCCGTTCTCGTCGCGCATACCGGCACGACCGGCCCGTGGCATGCAGGCCTCGTCGCCGCATTTGCGGCCGGCGTCGCAGGCGGCACCGCGCCCGACTGGCTCGAACTCGCGTGGTGGAGCCGCAAGCGCCGTCTATGGATCGCGCATCGCACCGTCACGCACTGGGGAATCGGCTGGCTCGCGCTGCTTGCGTTCGCGTGGCACGGGCTCACCCATCAGCCGCATCCGCTGTGGGCCGCGCCGCTGTTCGGCTTCGCGTGCGGCGGCCTGATGCATCTGCTCGCCGACTGGCCGAACCCGCTCGGCGTGCCGTGGATCTGGCGCCGTCATTCGCTGAACCTGTGGAACAGCGGACATTGCGACCTGATCGTGGTCGCCGCCGCGTGGGGCGGCGCGCTGTGGCTCGCGCAATCGCTGTGGACGCGCGCGCCGCTGCTCGAGCACTGGCTCGGCTGGCTGCATCGCGTCTGACGCGGCGCGCTTGCGCAGCATGTTGCGGGAAGGCGCGCGCTCTGCCCGCGTTCGTGACAGGCGCCGCTTGCCCTTCTCGTCGCGCATCGCGTCGAAAGCGGCATTGAAAGCCGCCCGCGCGCCCTCATCTGCCGGGATGCCGCGCATGCGCAGCGCCCGCGCCGCTGCCGCCGTATCGCGTCCGGCACATGGCCGCGACGTCTGGCACACTGGCGATTCGCGCGCCGCGTATCGCGCTCGCTCGCACCCCATTTCAACGAACCGATGGACGTCACCGCCACCCGCCCCGCCACTCGTGCGCTCGACGTGTTCCACCCGGCCGTCGCCGCGTGGTTCCGCCGCACGTTCGCCGCGCCGACCGGCGCGCAGGCGCTCGCGTGGCCGCACATCAAGGCCGGCCGCTCGACGCTCGTCGCCGCGCCGACCGGCTCCGGCAAGACGCTCACCGCGTTTCTCTGCGCGCTCGACGAACTCGTGCGCGATGCGCTCGCGCACGACGGCGCGCTGCCCGACGCGACGCTCGTCGTCTACGTGTCGCCGCTGAAGGCGCTGTCGAACGACATCCACGTGAACCTCGACGCACCGCTCGCCGGCATCGCCGCGTCGCTCGCGCAGCTCGGCCTGCCGGTGCCGGAGATCCGCACCGCGGTGCGCACCGGCGACACCACGCAGGCCGAACGCGCCGCCCTGCGCAAGCGCGCGCCGCACATCCTCGTGACGACGCCCGAATCGCTGTACGTGCTGCTGTCGTCGACGTCGGGACGGCAGATGCTGTCGACCGTGCGATCGGTGATCGTCGACGAGATCCACGCGCTCGCGTCGTCCAAGCGCGGCAGCCATCTCGCGCTGTCGCTCGAGCGCCTCGACGCGCTGACGGGCCGCGCGCTGCCGCGCATCGGACTGTCGGCCACGCAAAAGCCGATCGACGCGGTCGCGCGCTTCCTGGTCGGCGGCCCGGCCGATGCGCCGCGCGACTGCACGATCGTCGACACCGGCCACGTGCGCGAGCGCGACCTCGCGCTCGAACTGCCGAACGTGCCGCTCGAACCGGTGATGGCGACCGACGTGTGGGAACAGGTGTACGACCGGATCGCCGCGCTCGCGGCCGCACATCGCACGACGCTCGTGTTCGTCAACACGCGGCGCACCGCGGAGCGCATGGCGCGCCATCTCGCCGAGCGGCTCGGCAAGGACGCGATCGCCGCGCATCACGGCAGTCTCGCGAAGGAACACCGCTTCGACGCCGAGCAGCGCCTGAAGCGCGGCGAGCTGAAGCTGCTCGTCGCGACCGCATCGCTCGAACTCGGCATCGACATCGGCGATGTCGATCTCGTCTGCCAGGTCGGTTCGCCGCGCGGGATCGCGCCGTTCCTGCAGCGCGTCGGCCGTTCGGGTCACCACGTCGGCGGCATGCCGAAAGGCCGGCTGTTCCCGCTGTCGCGCGACGAACTGGTCGAATGCGCGGCGCTGCTCGATTGCGTGCGGCGCGGCGAACTCGACACGCTGCGGATTCCGCAGGCGCCGCTCGACGTGCTCGCGCAGCAGATCGTCGCCGAAGCCGCATGCGCCGAATGGCAGGAGGACGCGCTTTACGCGAGCTTCACGCGCGCGGCGCCGTATGCGCACCTGTCGCGCGAGCGCTTCGACGAAGTGATGAAGATGCTCGCGGAAGGCTTCTCGAGCCGTCGCGGCGTGCGCGCGGCGTACCTGCACCGCGACGTGGTCGGCGGCACGGTGCGCGGCCGCCGCAATGCGATGATGACCGCGACGACCTCCGGCGGCACGATTCCCGACATGGCCGACTATGCGGTGCTGCTGGAGCCGCAGGGCATCCAGGTCGGCACCGTCAACGAGGATTTCGCGGTCGAGAGCCTCGCCGGCGACGTGTTCCAGCTCGGCAACCAGTCGTACCGGATCATTCGCGTCGAAACCGGGCGCGTGCGCGTCGAGGATGCGCACGGCCAGTCGCCGAGTATTCCGTTCTGGCTCGGCGAGGCGCCGGGGCGCAGCGACGAACTGTCGGCCGCGGTCGGCCGGCTGCGCGCGCGGCTCGACGCGTTGTTCGCCGAAGGCGAGCGGCATGCCCGCGCAAACACGGCAAGCGGAGCGAAGGCCAAGGGCAGCATGAAATCGGCGCCGCCTGCCGGAACCCAAGCCGAGGCCGACGCCGCCGCGCAACGCAGCACGGCTGTTGCCGATCCGGCCCGTCCCCCCGAAAGCCACCTCGCGCCGGCGCTGCACTGGCTCGTCGACGAGCTGCGCGTATCGCCCGACGCCGCGCGCCAGATCGCCGACTACCTCGCCCGCGCGCGGGCCGCGCTCGGCGCGCTGCCGACGCAGGACACGCTCGTGATGGAGCGCTTCTTCGACGAATCGGGCGGCATGCAGCTCGTCATTCATTCGCCGTACGGCAGCCGCATCAACCGCGCGTGGGGGCTGGCGCTGCGCAAGCGCTTCTGCCGCAATTTCAACTTCGAGCTGCAGGCCGCCGCGACCGACGATGCGATCATCCTGTCGCTGTCGCTCGCGCACAGCTTCGCGCTCGACGAAGTGTGGCGCTACCTGCGTTCGGCGAGCGCCGAACACGTGCTGATCCAGGCGCTGCTCGACGCGCCGCTGTTCGGCGTGCGCTGGCGCTGGAACGCGACCACGGCGCTCGCGCTGCCGCGCTTCACGGGCGGCAAGCGCACCGCGCCGCAACTGCAGCGGATGAAGAGCGACGATCTGCTCGCGACCGTGTTCCCCGATCAGGTCGCGTGCCTCGAGAACGTCGTCGGCGAACGCGAGATCCCGCATCATCCGCTCGTCGAGCAGACGCTCGACGACTGCCTGCACGACGCGATGGACACCGACGGCTGGCTCGCGCTGCTGCGCCGGATCGAAAGCGGCGCGATCGAACTCGTCGCGCGCGACCTGCCGGCGCCGTCGCCGCTCGCGGCCGAGATCCTCAACGCAAAGCCCTACGCGTTCCTCGACGACGCGCCGCTCGAGGAGCGCCGCACGCAGGCCGTGCAGTCGCGTCGCTGGAGCGACCCCGAATCGGCCGACGATCTCGGCGCGCTCGACGCCGATGCGATCGACGCGGTGCGCGACGAAGCCTGGCCGCTGGTGCGCGACGCGGACGAAATGCACGACGCGCTGCTGACGCTCGCCTGCATCGCCGACGACGAAGCGCAGGCGCACGAAGGCTGGCCCGCGCGGCTCGCGGAACTGGCCGAACGCCGTCGCGCGACGAAGCTCGCGACGCCGGACGGCGCGGCGCTGTGGGTGCCGGTCGAACGGCTGGTCTGCCTGCGCGCGCTGCATCCCGACGCCCGCCTCTCGCCCGTGCTCAAGATACCGGCCGCGTGCGCCGAACCGTGGGACGCCGATGCCGCGCTCGTCGACGTGATCCGCGCACGGCTCACCGGCTTCGGCCCGCTGCCGCTCGACGCGATCGCGAAACCGCTCGACCTGCCGCCCGCCGCGGTCGCGACGGCGCTTGCCGCGCTGGAGCGCGAGGGCTACGTGATGCGCGGCCGCTTCACGCCGGGCACGACGCTCGACGAATGGTGCGAACGCCACCTGCTCGCCCGCATTCATCGCTATACGGTGAAGCGGCTGCGTCGCGAAATCGAACCGGTCGAGCGCGCCGACTTCATGCGCTTCCTGTTCCACTGGCAACACCTGACGCCCGACACGCGCGGCACGGGCCGCGATGCGCTCGCGGCCGTCGTCGAGCAGCTCGAAGGCTACGAGGCCGCGGCCGGCGCGTGGGAAGACGCGCTGCTGCCCGCACGGCTCACCGACTACACGGCCGGCGGCATCGACGACCTGTGCCGCTCCGGCAAGCTCGTATGGACCCGCATCGGCGCGCCGGCGCGCGCGGCCGGCACGCCCGTGAAAACCACGCCGATCGTGCTGCTGCCGCGCCGCCATCTCGGCGCATGGCAGGCGCTGCGCGATCCCGACGCGCAGCCCACGCTGTCCGCTCGCGCGGCACAGGTGCGCGATGCGCTGGCCGCACACGGCGCGATGTTCTTCGACGCGCTGCTCGACGACCTGCACATGCTGCCCGTCGAACTCGAACAGGCACTCGGCGAACTCGTGTCGGCCGGCCTCGTCAACGCGGACAGCTTCGCGGGCCTGCGCGCGCTGCTGAAGCCGGCAGTCAAGCGCAGCGCGACCTATGCGCCGCGCACGCGGCGCGGCGGCGCACTGATCGGCGGCATGGACGACGCCGGCCGCTGGGCGCTGGTGCAGCGCCCGGCGCCGCCGGTCGACACGCCGGCGACCAGACGCGGCGCGGTCGCCGCAACCGACCCCGACGCGCTCGAACACATCGCATGGACACTGCTGCGCCGCTACGGCGTCGTGTTCTGGCGGCTGCTCGAACGCGAGGCCGACTGGCTGCCGAGCTGGCGCGAACTCGTGCGCGTGCTGCAACGCCTCGAAGCGCGCGGCGAGATTCGCGGCGGGCGCTTCGTCGCCGGGCTCGCGGGCGAGCAGTTCGCGTTGCCCGAGGCGATTCCGATCCTGCGCGAACTGCGGCGGCAACCGGGCGACGGGCAAACCGTCTGCGTGACGGGTGTCGATCCGCTCAACCTCGTCGGCACGCTGCTGCCCGGCGACAAGGTACCCGCGCTCGCCGGCAATCGCGTGCTGTTCCGCGACGGCGTGCCGATCGCATCGCTCGTGTCGGGCGCGTTCCATTACGCGCCCGACCTGTCGCCCGCCGCGCGCGAGGACGCGCGCCTGCGGCTCGCGCGCCGCTACTGACATCGGCTGACATGCGGCACGTCGCGGACTACTGATCGACGCACCGCGTCGCCGCCGACATTCGGGTAGCATCGGACGATTGTTCATCGCGCGCACTGCCGCGCTCACGACAAGATTTCCGGAGACTGTCGCAATGTCCTCGCATGCCGATTCGCCCGCCGCCCGTCACGCCGGCTCGCTGACGATTTTCCAGGGCGCCGCGCTGTATATCGGCGCGGTGCTCGGCACCGGCGTGATCGCATTGCCCGCGCTGGCCGCCGAGGTCGCCGGCCCGGCGTCGCTGCTCGCGTGGGCCGCGCTCGTCGTGCTGTCGGGGCCGCTCGCGGCCACCTTCGCTGCGCTCGGCGCGCGCCATCCCGACGCGGGCGGCGTGTCGACCTATGCGCGCCGCGCGTTC includes these proteins:
- the ggt gene encoding gamma-glutamyltransferase: MTTLNRFKSSAVVLATAAGIGFLPNAPVYAKGPQPAVLTSSAVAVADKYSADAAERIFKEGGNAIDAAVAIAFTLAVTYPEAGNIGGGGFMTIYKDGKPYFIDYRERAPLAATKDMYLDKDGNVIKGMSLYGPRAAGVPGTVAGMWEAQKRFGKLKWKQVLAPAIHYARDGFIVDEQLAQRGVDASKEFGGKTNFDKYFSGLKAGANFKQPDLADVLTRIANNGAEGFYKGKTAELIAASMKTGDGNGLITTEDLAQYRAVWRQPVQAKWNGYDVITAPPPSSGGIGLVQLLKMKADLKQDFEGVPLNSPQYIHLIAEIEKRVFADRAQYLGDPDFYKVPVAQLTDDAYIAKRAAEVNPTQIADTKSVQPGLGTTMPEKAETTHFSVVDKWGNAVSNTYTINGYFGSGVVADGTGIVLNDEMDDFSAKPGVANMFGVVGSDANAIEPKKRPLSSMSPTIMTKDGKVSLVIGTPGGSRIFTSIFQVINNVYDFKMPLKEAVGAMRFHHQLLPPNTIFWEPYHPIEGELAKQIEARGYTLKGQDFSGDIQVIKIDGNTPEAVADPRGRGVTRIIR
- a CDS encoding metal-dependent hydrolase, with translation MASHNAHHASGFAAGVAAAVLVAHTGTTGPWHAGLVAAFAAGVAGGTAPDWLELAWWSRKRRLWIAHRTVTHWGIGWLALLAFAWHGLTHQPHPLWAAPLFGFACGGLMHLLADWPNPLGVPWIWRRHSLNLWNSGHCDLIVVAAAWGGALWLAQSLWTRAPLLEHWLGWLHRV
- a CDS encoding DEAD/DEAH box helicase, producing MDVTATRPATRALDVFHPAVAAWFRRTFAAPTGAQALAWPHIKAGRSTLVAAPTGSGKTLTAFLCALDELVRDALAHDGALPDATLVVYVSPLKALSNDIHVNLDAPLAGIAASLAQLGLPVPEIRTAVRTGDTTQAERAALRKRAPHILVTTPESLYVLLSSTSGRQMLSTVRSVIVDEIHALASSKRGSHLALSLERLDALTGRALPRIGLSATQKPIDAVARFLVGGPADAPRDCTIVDTGHVRERDLALELPNVPLEPVMATDVWEQVYDRIAALAAAHRTTLVFVNTRRTAERMARHLAERLGKDAIAAHHGSLAKEHRFDAEQRLKRGELKLLVATASLELGIDIGDVDLVCQVGSPRGIAPFLQRVGRSGHHVGGMPKGRLFPLSRDELVECAALLDCVRRGELDTLRIPQAPLDVLAQQIVAEAACAEWQEDALYASFTRAAPYAHLSRERFDEVMKMLAEGFSSRRGVRAAYLHRDVVGGTVRGRRNAMMTATTSGGTIPDMADYAVLLEPQGIQVGTVNEDFAVESLAGDVFQLGNQSYRIIRVETGRVRVEDAHGQSPSIPFWLGEAPGRSDELSAAVGRLRARLDALFAEGERHARANTASGAKAKGSMKSAPPAGTQAEADAAAQRSTAVADPARPPESHLAPALHWLVDELRVSPDAARQIADYLARARAALGALPTQDTLVMERFFDESGGMQLVIHSPYGSRINRAWGLALRKRFCRNFNFELQAAATDDAIILSLSLAHSFALDEVWRYLRSASAEHVLIQALLDAPLFGVRWRWNATTALALPRFTGGKRTAPQLQRMKSDDLLATVFPDQVACLENVVGEREIPHHPLVEQTLDDCLHDAMDTDGWLALLRRIESGAIELVARDLPAPSPLAAEILNAKPYAFLDDAPLEERRTQAVQSRRWSDPESADDLGALDADAIDAVRDEAWPLVRDADEMHDALLTLACIADDEAQAHEGWPARLAELAERRRATKLATPDGAALWVPVERLVCLRALHPDARLSPVLKIPAACAEPWDADAALVDVIRARLTGFGPLPLDAIAKPLDLPPAAVATALAALEREGYVMRGRFTPGTTLDEWCERHLLARIHRYTVKRLRREIEPVERADFMRFLFHWQHLTPDTRGTGRDALAAVVEQLEGYEAAAGAWEDALLPARLTDYTAGGIDDLCRSGKLVWTRIGAPARAAGTPVKTTPIVLLPRRHLGAWQALRDPDAQPTLSARAAQVRDALAAHGAMFFDALLDDLHMLPVELEQALGELVSAGLVNADSFAGLRALLKPAVKRSATYAPRTRRGGALIGGMDDAGRWALVQRPAPPVDTPATRRGAVAATDPDALEHIAWTLLRRYGVVFWRLLEREADWLPSWRELVRVLQRLEARGEIRGGRFVAGLAGEQFALPEAIPILRELRRQPGDGQTVCVTGVDPLNLVGTLLPGDKVPALAGNRVLFRDGVPIASLVSGAFHYAPDLSPAAREDARLRLARRY